A genomic window from Astatotilapia calliptera chromosome 12, fAstCal1.2, whole genome shotgun sequence includes:
- the LOC113033806 gene encoding histone-lysine N-methyltransferase SETD1B-A-like, whose protein sequence is MESEKQSTESERQPLHWRSFKLVIDPALTNGLYKVYRYDGQYFNLPVEDLGLLPVITVRDPRICRLWSRCIKTDFVVPKFKIDEWYVAPVPPKEVTFSKLNDNVNETFLTDMCKKYGNMEEVEIFYNPPNKKHLGIAKVTFDTVRAARDAVQHLHETSVMGNIIHVELDPKGENRARYLQLLLSGLYTPWTLPVGSSERALQGLVDSLLGSSATQQLGNVCSPTSIATPLSLDTAYSSICQDTPCSFGLTPRSQGTPRTPCLPATPLSSHDSCYSSLQATPVLQGEPSAYSVHKPLRQELCRRRRQHRGLSHVSNVSIILKQFQPQPPHPLLTKTQTSSQQLALWSPSAQTSSNNSDEAPFSLTSPFQETEDVVNTSYASSPLNGNSRDILTVDLSADLQTRTASPFDNHQPEAAVSSLDSRIESLLINSQITDPLCFHGKTSETDPSSQESPASPGSPLKVSSSDDSQFCTPLSCESPTSGHQYSHNDSVDENEEDETTRAVSFLTRSSQSPCPSDVANSESLTHINNEEDAERVQPSSGPKEHCAAHQEKKSSNNRQFEAVTPAEDLSLPDPPSGCSSSSTTQQLTLKALPTVTAGFPQPSAPPFLFPIPRFPPSLPPVPPRLPDGTIPIPPPGWMPPLGHKAAIPIPPPPLPPRTPIPPPPIFLRPPPPLIAPPSVPPPVHMFPLPIQPGCPLDKGNPPRHGGPPLPFPPPPPLWPAPPFPRFNPFVPPPLYPPVQANPHKITTEKVLDILMDELKSIIKKDITRRMIEGVAFKAFEDWWECQEKKAKIQESPLKCGAARVEDRNKFLNPLSNIGGQSRKPPLPSFKVKRKRSDETGNDSGSALNHSEVKKGDDIVRAASERGKRRHARPLDLDSDDDDDGDAGEEDKILQDEEAIPDKVKAFVLDEDEPHILSDRDAHGDDEEDDDGSNHTAEENSPMEDRCDGEQCLDSEVFSEDSEHTSDCETSDSLSSVGFEDTLSDLTTEGEDAEEDSEDAGSEECIVISSDEDSVEHEPPLTPSAPLTPGAQLDLDQQGWSELFPRQETEEDQYTSCHEDNCDFDAMMELHTSDPQDLLPPSPLGLSAVEPCLDMEMESPDWTVESPENIKSLRPPTPTGRLVDSDPDILLKSRPSSPAAEEEERPPTPGKGIVAGLESENSEEVLSPASDGLAQPPSDLLMASYPLCQEMPKTPGRDERGMWTHCSSGRAPATPGRGTADLEFSTVSPPLSSPPLIPLLPSSPYITAPKTPGRDIILPRRSIVHKRKSKVAATSVPLSCNNIFRVSPITVSSPFSVSDSSCDSVDGRDVQIRSGVRAKPLQGLENMPELLDKEKILLRLNRWRRLKKRRRARHWERSLKRISPLFSQRRPHRWRSPYEERKILHSIWKDGLDEEDVRFLQCTYERLQVQDNGCGWLSDTLWMPHPLTKVLTEKNEEHRSWQPHHRTGSARSEGFYKISRKDKMRYLHNTRLAAELPSTSAQGTCIPAQQPTSLRAGSDFRCEQRRLLSSFSCDSDLVKFNQLKFRRKRIRFSRSYIHEWGLFAMEPIAADEMVIEYVGQIIRQVIADMREQRYEEEGIGSSYLFRVDQDTIIDATKCGNLARFINHSCNPNCYAKIITVESQKKIVIYSRQPININEEITYDYKFPIEETKIPCLCGADGCRGSLN, encoded by the exons ATGGAAAGCGAAAAACAAAGTACTGAGAGCGAGAGACAGCCTCTACACTGGAGAAGTTTCAAGCTGGTTATAGATCCTGCGCTGACGAACGGGCTGTACAAAGTGTACCGTTATGATGGACAATACTTTAACCTGCCG GTTGAGGACCTAGGTCTACTTCCTGTGATCACAGTCAGGGATCCGCGCATCTGCCGCCTGTGGAGCAGGTGTATCAAGACTGACTTCGTGGTTCCCAAATTTAAG ATTGATGAGTGGTACGTGGCTCCCGTTCCTCCAAAAGAAGTGACATTTTCTAAGCTCAACGACAACGTGAATGAGACTTTCTTGACTGATATGTGCAAAAAATATGGgaacatggaagaagtggagaTATTTTACAATCCCCCAAACAAGAAGCATTTAGGTATCGCAAAGGTCACATTTGATACAGTAAGGGCTGCAAGAGACGCTGTCCAGCACCTGCATGAGACATCAGTGATGGGAAATATTATTCATGTGGAACTTGATCCAAAGG GGGAAAATAGAGCTCGATATCTCCAGCTCTTGTTAAGTGGGCTGTATACGCCTTGGACGTTGCCGGTGGGCAGCAGCGAACGGGCTCTTCAGGGCTTAGTTGACAGTTTGCTG GGAAGCTCGGCCACACAGCAGCTGGGAAATGTCTGCAGCCCCACCAGCATTGCTACGCCCCTCTCTCTGGACACAGCCTACTCCAGTATTTGTCAAGACACACCTTGCAGCTTTGGGCTTACACCACGTTCTCAGGGAACCCCCCGGACTCCCTGCTTGCCTGCGactcctctctcctcccacGACTCTTGCTATTCCAGTCTTCAGGCGACTCCCGTCCTCCAAGGGGAACCCTCCGCCTATAGTGTTCACAAACCTTTAAGACAAGAGCTTTGCCGTCGTAGACGACAGCACAGGGGACTTAGCCACGTCTCAAATGTTAGCATCATTCTGAAGCAGTTCCAGCCACAGCCACCACATCCCCTCttaaccaaaacacaaactagcAGCCAGCAGCTTGCATTGTGGAGTCCCAGTGCACAAACCTCTTCTAACAATAGTGACGAGGCTCCCTTTAGTCTCACCTCCCCTTTTCAGGAGACTGAAGATGTGGTTAACACAAGTTATGCATCTTCACCTCTGAATGGCAACTCTCGCGACATCCTGACTGTTGATCTCTCAGCTGACCTGCAAACTAGAACAGCTTCTCCATTTGATAACCACCAGCCAGAGGCAGCTGTTTCAAGTCTAGACTCCCGAATTGAAAGTTTGCTGATAAACAGCCAGATCACTGACCCCTTATGCTTTCATGGAAAGACCTCTGAGACCGATCCATCCTCTCAAGAGAGCCCGGCTTCACCTGGCTCACCTCTTAAGGTCTCTTCCTCGGATGACTCACAGTTTTGTACCCCACTGTCTTGTGAATCCCCCACAAGTGGCCACCAGTACTCCCACAATGATTCTGTGGATGAAAATGAGGAGGACGAAACTACTCGAGCTGTTTCATTTCTTACAAGAAGTTCCCAGTCTCCCTGTCCGTCTGATGTTGCTAATTCAGAAAGCTTAACACACATAAACAATGAAGAAGATGCAGAGAGGGTCCAGCCATCGTCAGGCCCAAAG GAACACTGTGCAGCACATCAGGAGAAGAAGTCCTCAAATAACAGACAGTTTGAAGCTGTGACACCAGCAGAAGACCTCTCTCTGCCCGATCCTCCATCCGGTTGTTCTTCCAGTTCCACCACTCAGCAACTTACCCTGAAAGCTCTCCCAACTGTTACAGCTGGATTCCCCCAACCCTCAGCACCCCCTTTCCTTTTCCCCATTCCTCGATTTCCCCCATCTCTTCCACCTGTTCCACCTCGCCTGCCAGATGGCACCATCCCGATCCCTCCTCCAGGATGGATGCCACCTCTGGGCCACAAAGCTGCCATCCCCATTCCTCCTCCCCCCCTTCCACCTCGTACTCCAATTCCTCCTCCACCAATTTTCCTGAGACCCCCTCCACCTTTGATAGCGCCACCCTCTGTTCCACCTCCTGTGCACATGTTCCCTTTACCCATACAGCCGGGGTGTCCTTTGGATAAGGGGAATCCTCCAAGGCATGGCGGTCCACCGTTGCcattccctcctcctcctcctctctggccTGCACCTCCTTTTCCAAGGTTTAACCCCTTTGTGCCACCACCACTCTACCCACCTGTGCAGGCAAATCCCCACAAGATCACGACAGAAAAAGTTTTAGATATCCTCATGGATGAACTGAAGTCAATCATAAAGAAGGACATTACACGTAGAATGATTGAAGGGGTCGCTTTCAAGGCATTTGAAGACTGGTGGGAGTGTCAGGAGAAGAAGGCAAAG ATACAAGAGTCTCCTCTGAAATGTGGAGCGGCAAGAGTGGAAGACAGGAACAAATTCCTAAATCCCCTCAGTAACATTGGTGGGCAGAGCAGAAAACCACCACTGCCATCCTTCAAG gtaaaaaggaaaagatcAGACGAGACAGGAAATGACTCCGGTTCTGCTCTCAATCATTCTG AGGTGAAGAAAGGGGACGACATAGTGAGAGCGGCGTCTGAGAGAGGCAAACGCAGACACGCAAGACCACTGGATCTggacagtgatgatgatgatgatggtgatgctggGGAAGAAGATAAGATACTTCAAGATGAAGAAGCGATACCAGACAAAGTGAAGGCTTTTGTGCTGGATGAGGATGAGCCGCACATCCTG TCTGACAGAGATGCTCATGGTGATGacgaagaagatgatgatggcagTAATCATACTGCGGAAGAAAATAGTCCGATGGAGGATCGATGTGACGGAGAGCAGTGCTTAGACAGCG AGGTTTTTTCAGAGGATAGCGAGCACACGTCGGACTGCGAAACTTCAGATTCGCTCTCCTCGGTGGGCTTTGAGGACACGTTGTCTGACCTTACCACTGAAGGTGAAGACGCCGAGGAGGACAGCGAGGACGCCGGGAGTGAAGAGTGTATAGTTATATCATCAGATGAGGACTCAGTGGAGCACGAGCCCCCTCTTACCCCCTCAGCCCCACTGACCCCTGGTGCTCAGCTGGATCTGGACCAGCAGGGCTGGTCAGAACTGTTCCCAAGGCAGGAAACGGAGGAGGACCAGTACACATCGTGCCACGAAGACAACTGCGACTTCGATGCTATGATGGAGCTCCATACCAGCGACCCCCAGGACCTGCTGCCCCCATCACCTCTAGGACTATCAG CAGTGGAGCCATGCCTTGATATGGAGATGGAAAGCCCTGATTGGACAGTGGAGTCTCCAGAGAACATAAAAAGCCTGAGGCCTCCCACTCCTACTGGCCGTTTGGTGGACAGTGACCCTGACatccttttaaaaagcagacCATCATCTCctgctgcagaggaggaggaacgaCCACCAACACCAGGCAAGGGAATAGTGGCAGGACTGGAAAGTGAGAATTCAGAGGAAGTCCTCTCCCCAGCAAGCGATGGACTCGCTCAGCCTCCCTCTGATCTCCTCATGGCATCATACCCATTATGCCAGGAGATGCCTAAGACTCCTGGCAGAGATGAAAGAGGTATGTGGACTCATTGTAGCTCAGGCAGAGCTCCTGCAACACCTGGAAGAGGGACCGCAGATTTAGAATTTAGCACAGTGAGCCCGCCCCTTAGCAGCCCACCACTTATCCCACTCTTGCCCAGCAGTCCATACATCACAGCCCCAAAGACTCCAGGAAGAGACATTATCCTGCCCAGAAGATCAATAGTCCACAAAAGGAAATCCAAGGTGGCGGCAACGTCAGTGCCTCTGTCATGTAATAATATTTTCAGAGTTTCCCCCATCACAGTGTCCTCGCCATTCAGCGTCTCTGACTCTTCATGTGACAGTGTTGATGGAAGGGATGTCCAGATCCGTTCAGGTGTGAGAGCAAAGCCTCTACAGGGACTGGAGAACATGCCTGAGCTGTTGGACAAAGAGAAAATCTTACTGAGGCTAAACCGATGGAGGAGGCTGAAGAAGAGAAGGCGGGCCCGTCACTGGGAGAGATCACTTAAAAGAATCAGTCCGTTGTTCTCTCAACGTCGTCCTCACAGGTGGCGTTCACCCTACGAAGAGAGGAAAATCCTTCATAGCATTTGGAAGGACGGCTTGGATGAAGAAGATGTAAGGTTTCTGCAGTGCACCTATGAAAGGCTGCAGGTGCAGGATAATGGCTGTGGGTGGCTCAGTGACACCCTCTGGATGCCTCATCCTC tgactAAGGTCCTTACAGAGAAGAATGAGGAGCACAGATCCTGGCAGCCGCACCACAGAACAGGCTCTGCTCGAAGTGAAGGTTTTTACAAAATCAGCAGGAAGGATAAAATGAGGTATCTGCACAACACGCGGCTGGCTGCGGAGCTTCCGTCTACAAGCGCTCAG GGAACGTGCATTCCAGCCCAGCAACCCACTTCACTGCGAGCTGGGTCTGACTTCAGGTGTGAACAGCGCCGGCTGCTGTCCTCTTTCAGCTGTGACAGTGACCTGGTCAAGTTCAACCAACTCAag TTCCGAAGGAAGAGGATTCGTTTCAGCAGGAGTTACATCCACGAGTGGGGCCTGTTTGCCATGGAGCCTATTGCTGCAGACGAGATGGTGATTGAGTATGTGGGCCAAATCATCCGACAG GTCATTGCTGACATGAGGGAGCAGAGATACGAGGAGGAGGGCATTGGAAGCAGCTATTTGTTTCGGGTGGATCAGGACACCATCATTGATGCTACCAAATGTGGGAACTTAGCCAGGTTTATCAACCACAGCTGCAAT CCTAACTGCTACGCAAAGATCATCACAGTGGAGTCTCAGAAGAAGATAGTCATATACTCCCGCCAGCCTATAAACATCAATGAAGAGATTACATATGACTACAAGTTTCCTATTGAGGAAACAAAGATCCCTTGTTTGTGTGGGGCAGACGGCTGCAGAGGCTCCTTGAACTAA